DNA from Lagenorhynchus albirostris chromosome 15, mLagAlb1.1, whole genome shotgun sequence:
TGaggagatgaggaaacaaagcagTGGTGTAAAGCGCAcggtggtttttgttgttttgtattaTCTCAAACACAGCCTCTCTGTTGGCCGGAGTGTGTCATTTAcgagatggggacactgaggacCCAGGAGAGGGGTGGAGGGCTGAGTTCCGGGCGGAGGAGCCGCCCTGACTGCCGCGTCTCCGCAGGTGCAGCACCAGGGAGACCCCTTCGGGCTGCCTGGCTTCTCGCCCCCGCGGCTGCCGGTGGCCGATCTGAGCGCCCCGGCCCCGGGCCACGCGGGCCTGCCGGTGCCCGAGCGCCTGCGGCTGGACGAGGCGGCGCTAGCCGCGCTGCCACCGCTGCTGGACGTCGTGCGCCGCCGCCAGGCCGAGCTGAACCCGCGCGCGCTGCGCCTGCTGCGGCGCCTGGAGGACGCGGCGCGCCAGGCGCGGGCCCTGGGCGCCGCCGTGGAGGCCGTGCTGGCCGCTCTGGGCGCCGAGACCCGCGGGCCCCGACCGgagcccgccgccgccgccattgCCGCGGCCACTGTCACTGCGGGCGTCTTCCCGGCCAAGGTGCTGGGGCTCCG
Protein-coding regions in this window:
- the CTF1 gene encoding cardiotrophin-1 isoform X2 — its product is MSRREGNLEDPQADSSISPLPHLESKIQQTHSLARLLTKYAEQLLQEYVQHQGDPFGLPGFSPPRLPVADLSAPAPGHAGLPVPERLRLDEAALAALPPLLDVVRRRQAELNPRALRLLRRLEDAARQARALGAAVEAVLAALGAETRGPRPEPAAAAIAAATVTAGVFPAKVLGLRVCGLYREWVSRTEADLGQLAPGGPA